One Thalassospira marina DNA window includes the following coding sequences:
- the prfB gene encoding peptide chain release factor 2 (programmed frameshift), protein MRAEAQALVDEIKQSMALLRRHLDWDNALRRLDELNALAEDPTLWDKPENAQKIMRERTQLDDSINGYKALAQELEDNIELIELGEAEGDDDTVREAEDGLRSIRDIAAKRELESLLSGEADANDAYLEIHAGAGGTEAQDWASMLARMYVRWCESKGYKLVMLEESDGEEAGIKSVTYKVSGHNAYGWLKNEVGVHRLVRISPYDSAARRHTSFSSCWVYPVVDDDINIEILDKDLRVDTYRASGAGGQHVNRTDSAVRITHIPTGIVAQCQNDRSQHKNRDTAMKMLKARLYEAELQRREAEAQAVEDTKSDIGWGHQIRSYVLQPYQMIKDLRTGVETSDTQGVLNGDLDDFMAAALAARVTGSAGEIEDIN, encoded by the exons ATGCGCGCTGAAGCACAGGCATTGGTTGATGAGATCAAGCAGTCGATGGCACTGCTGAGGAGGCATCTT GACTGGGATAATGCCCTTAGACGTCTCGACGAATTAAACGCCCTTGCCGAAGATCCGACCCTTTGGGACAAACCCGAAAACGCGCAGAAGATCATGCGCGAACGGACCCAGCTTGATGATTCCATCAACGGGTACAAGGCCCTGGCACAGGAACTTGAAGACAATATCGAACTGATTGAACTTGGCGAAGCCGAGGGCGATGACGATACGGTCAGAGAAGCCGAAGACGGCCTGCGGTCGATCCGCGATATCGCGGCAAAGCGTGAACTTGAAAGCCTGCTTTCGGGTGAAGCTGACGCGAATGACGCCTATTTGGAAATTCACGCCGGTGCCGGTGGTACCGAAGCACAGGACTGGGCAAGCATGCTGGCCCGTATGTATGTGCGCTGGTGTGAATCCAAGGGTTACAAACTTGTGATGCTTGAAGAAAGCGACGGCGAAGAAGCCGGCATCAAGTCTGTTACCTATAAGGTGTCGGGGCATAATGCCTATGGCTGGCTGAAAAACGAAGTGGGCGTTCATCGCCTGGTGCGTATTTCGCCCTATGACAGTGCCGCGCGCCGCCATACCAGTTTCTCGTCCTGCTGGGTTTATCCGGTGGTCGATGACGATATCAATATCGAAATCCTGGACAAGGATTTGCGCGTTGATACCTATCGTGCATCGGGTGCCGGTGGGCAGCACGTTAACCGGACAGATTCTGCGGTGCGTATCACCCATATTCCGACCGGCATTGTTGCCCAGTGCCAGAACGACCGTTCGCAGCATAAAAACCGCGATACCGCGATGAAAATGCTGAAAGCCCGTTTATACGAGGCCGAATTGCAGCGTCGCGAAGCCGAAGCACAGGCCGTTGAAGACACCAAGTCCGATATCGGTTGGGGCCATCAGATCCGTTCTTACGTTCTGCAACCCTACCAGATGATCAAGGACCTTCGGACCGGGGTTGAAACCTCGGACACCCAGGGTGTTTTGAACGGTGATCTGGATGACTTTATGGCGGCCGCCCTGGCCGCCCGTGTCACCGGTTCTGCTGGCGAGATCGAAGATATCAATTAA
- a CDS encoding penicillin-binding protein 1A translates to MRIFLTIIGVFFLLAVAGGACVLGVFWHFGQDLPDYTQLADYEPEVMTRVHAGDGALIAEYAKEKRVFVPIEQIPRKVMNAFVAAEDQNFWTHPGIDFPSVFRAAVTNIANIGSGRRPVGASTITQQVAKNFLLTNEVSYDRKIKEAILSFRIEQAFSKKHILELYLNEIYLGRGSYGVAAAALRYFDKSLDELTVAEAAYLGALPKAPSNYDPVRDHDAAKGRRNWVVGRMLDEGYITEDEAKQAIAAPLIGQDRESVDYYANADYFAEEVRRELVDRYGENALYNGGLSVRTSVDPKLQTIANKVMFDGLVEYDRRHGWRGAMDKIDISGDWQKALEPVKAPRDIPWLKAVVLRLDGNDAIIGVENGQQGKIPFAEMKWARAWQKGQTVGGAVGKASDVVNPGDVVMVASLEDDDGKAIDGSYSLQQIPDVNGGLVAMDPHTGRVLAMSGGFSHDMSKFNRATQARRQPGSAFKPFVYLAAMDSGFTPSSLVLDAPFVIDQGPGQGKWKPGNYSGKFYGPSTLRLGIELSRNLMTVRLAQTIGMEKVVDYAEKFGVVDSMPAVLSMSLGAAETTVLHLTNAYSELVNGGKKVTPTLIDRIQDRRGKVIYRRDERQCAECQDVVYNGQLPPELPDNREQLTDPASAYQIVSILEGVVQRGTGRRMRNLPFPLAGKTGTTNDSRDAWFVGFTPDLALGVYVGFDDNRSLGGREQGASAAAPIFQEFMTRAMDGVKAVPFRTPPGIRMVRVDARSGLPAQAGNSNVIWEAFKPGTIPERNDSVIDGGSPDNGASGGVGGGGNDGGVSSPSGIY, encoded by the coding sequence ATGCGTATTTTTCTGACAATTATCGGTGTGTTTTTCCTGCTGGCAGTAGCAGGGGGGGCATGTGTTCTTGGTGTTTTCTGGCATTTTGGCCAGGATTTGCCCGATTATACCCAATTGGCTGATTACGAACCCGAGGTCATGACCCGTGTTCATGCGGGCGATGGGGCCTTGATCGCCGAATATGCCAAGGAAAAACGCGTTTTTGTTCCGATCGAACAGATCCCGCGCAAAGTGATGAATGCCTTTGTTGCTGCCGAAGACCAGAATTTCTGGACACATCCTGGCATTGATTTCCCCAGTGTGTTTCGCGCTGCCGTAACCAACATCGCCAATATTGGTTCCGGCCGGCGCCCGGTGGGGGCATCCACGATTACGCAGCAGGTGGCAAAAAACTTTTTGCTGACCAACGAGGTTTCCTATGACCGTAAGATCAAGGAAGCCATTCTGTCGTTTCGTATCGAACAGGCCTTTTCCAAAAAACACATTCTGGAACTGTATCTGAATGAAATTTACCTGGGTCGGGGCAGCTATGGTGTGGCTGCGGCGGCACTGCGCTATTTTGATAAATCGCTTGATGAACTGACCGTTGCCGAAGCCGCCTATCTTGGTGCGTTGCCAAAGGCCCCATCAAATTATGACCCGGTTCGTGACCATGATGCCGCCAAGGGGCGCCGCAACTGGGTCGTTGGCCGTATGCTTGATGAAGGCTACATCACCGAGGACGAAGCCAAACAGGCCATTGCCGCTCCGCTGATCGGGCAGGACCGTGAATCGGTCGACTATTACGCAAATGCCGATTATTTCGCCGAAGAAGTCCGCCGTGAACTGGTCGACCGCTATGGGGAAAACGCCCTTTATAATGGTGGCCTCTCGGTTCGGACATCGGTTGACCCGAAATTGCAGACCATCGCCAACAAGGTGATGTTTGATGGCCTGGTCGAATATGACCGCCGCCATGGCTGGCGCGGGGCGATGGATAAAATCGATATTTCCGGTGACTGGCAAAAGGCACTGGAACCGGTAAAAGCACCGCGCGATATTCCCTGGTTGAAGGCAGTTGTTTTGCGCCTGGATGGCAATGACGCGATCATTGGTGTTGAAAACGGCCAGCAGGGTAAAATCCCGTTTGCCGAAATGAAATGGGCCCGTGCCTGGCAAAAGGGCCAGACGGTGGGCGGCGCCGTTGGCAAGGCATCGGATGTGGTTAATCCCGGCGATGTTGTAATGGTTGCCAGCCTGGAGGACGATGACGGCAAAGCCATTGATGGCAGCTATTCCCTGCAGCAGATCCCGGATGTGAATGGTGGTCTGGTCGCAATGGACCCGCATACGGGCCGTGTTTTGGCAATGTCGGGTGGTTTTTCCCACGATATGTCGAAATTCAACCGTGCCACCCAGGCCCGCCGTCAGCCCGGTTCGGCTTTCAAGCCGTTTGTGTACCTGGCCGCGATGGATTCCGGTTTTACCCCGTCATCGCTGGTTCTTGATGCCCCCTTCGTGATTGATCAGGGGCCGGGGCAGGGCAAATGGAAGCCAGGTAACTATAGCGGCAAGTTTTATGGTCCCTCGACCCTGCGTTTGGGGATCGAGCTTTCGCGAAACCTGATGACGGTGCGTCTGGCGCAGACCATTGGTATGGAAAAGGTTGTTGATTACGCCGAAAAATTTGGCGTGGTTGATAGCATGCCGGCTGTCCTTTCCATGTCGCTGGGGGCTGCGGAAACAACGGTGCTGCATCTGACCAATGCCTATTCCGAACTGGTTAATGGCGGTAAAAAGGTTACGCCAACCCTGATCGACCGTATTCAGGACCGCCGCGGTAAAGTGATTTATCGCCGTGATGAACGCCAGTGTGCGGAATGCCAGGATGTTGTTTATAACGGCCAGCTTCCGCCGGAACTGCCTGATAACCGCGAACAGCTGACAGACCCGGCAAGTGCCTATCAGATTGTCTCCATCCTGGAAGGGGTGGTGCAGCGTGGTACGGGTCGGCGCATGCGGAACCTGCCTTTCCCGCTGGCGGGTAAAACCGGCACCACCAATGATTCCCGCGATGCATGGTTTGTTGGCTTTACGCCTGACCTGGCATTGGGTGTTTATGTTGGTTTCGATGACAACCGTTCCCTTGGCGGGCGTGAACAGGGGGCATCGGCCGCAGCGCCGATTTTCCAGGAATTTATGACCCGGGCGATGGACGGCGTTAAGGCCGTTCCGTTCCGTACCCCCCCGGGAATTCGCATGGTGCGCGTTGATGCACGTAGTGGCCTGCCAGCACAGGCAGGTAATAGCAACGTGATCTGGGAAGCCTTCAAACCCGGCACCATTCCGGAACGTAATGATAGTGTGATTGACGGTGGTTCGCCTGATAATGGCGCCTCGGGCGGAGTTGGTGGAGGCGGCAATGACGGCGGCGTTTCCAGCCCCAGCGGCATTTACTGA